One genomic window of Paenisporosarcina antarctica includes the following:
- a CDS encoding cation diffusion facilitator family transporter codes for MFKGNNSNASIIAVWISLISNVILTGLKISVGFIVKSPVLLADGFHNAGDVIASCAALISMRISKRPADEDHPYGHGKAEVISSAIIAIILGMAAIYIAYEAISAFFEEPAKGSYLALLIAFISLVWKQVLYVYTIRIGKLTNSKGLIATAYDHLADVYASIAAVLGIGLSLIGDIFSIHILSYGDPFAGIIVSVFVFKLAYEIGKEALDILMEKTVVQERLNDFANLINLVPEVKRIDRLRAREHGHYILVDIRASIPGDMTIQEGHDISRKIKKIILENHHDVDEVLIHLNPWYEEES; via the coding sequence ATGTTCAAAGGTAACAATTCTAATGCTTCAATCATAGCTGTGTGGATTAGTTTAATAAGTAACGTTATATTAACTGGACTTAAGATTAGCGTTGGTTTTATTGTAAAAAGTCCAGTTCTTCTTGCCGATGGGTTTCATAATGCTGGGGATGTTATAGCATCCTGTGCTGCTTTAATATCCATGCGTATTTCTAAACGTCCAGCAGATGAAGACCATCCTTATGGGCACGGCAAAGCTGAGGTAATAAGTTCTGCTATTATAGCGATAATTTTAGGAATGGCAGCAATTTATATTGCTTATGAAGCAATTTCTGCATTCTTCGAGGAACCCGCCAAAGGAAGCTACCTGGCTCTACTAATAGCTTTCATTTCTCTTGTCTGGAAACAGGTTTTATACGTGTATACAATTCGAATTGGAAAATTGACTAATAGCAAAGGATTAATTGCGACAGCGTATGACCATCTTGCCGATGTTTATGCTTCTATTGCCGCAGTTTTAGGGATTGGTCTCTCCTTGATTGGCGATATTTTTAGTATTCATATCCTATCTTACGGAGATCCGTTTGCGGGTATTATTGTATCCGTTTTTGTTTTCAAACTAGCTTATGAGATTGGTAAAGAAGCCTTAGATATACTTATGGAAAAAACCGTAGTTCAAGAAAGATTGAATGACTTTGCTAACTTAATTAACTTAGTTCCGGAGGTAAAACGTATTGATCGCTTACGGGCTAGGGAGCATGGTCATTATATACTTGTAGACATTCGTGCTAGTATTCCAGGGGATATGACGATTCAAGAAGGACATGATATTTCACGCAAAATTAAGAAAATTATTTTGGAAAATCATCATGATGTAGATGAAGTTCTTATTCACTTGAATCCTTGGTATGAAGAAGAGTCTTAA
- a CDS encoding carboxypeptidase M32 has protein sequence METTEKFINYVKKMQAYSEAIGLMYWDLRTGAPKKGIEQRSQVIGTLSSEVFGMQTSDELAEMLVELENNLESLDLITKRTVEKMRKEYNMSKKIPADEYRDFVILTSKAESVWEEAKEKSDFSLFFPYLKEIVETTKRFVSFWGVKDNNPYNTLLNEYEPGMTTEILDNVFGELRNKIVPLAKKIAESPNQPKTDFLFKYFPKEKQKQFSLDILKQLGYDFNAGRLDETVHPFATGLNRGDVRITTKYDENDFRTAIFGTIHECGHALYEQNISAELEGLPLSTGTSMGIHESQSLFYENFVGRNEKFWEQNFSTLQAYAPEQFGHVAVMDFLAAINESKSSLIRIEADELTYPLHIMIRYEIEKGLFNGDMQVEELPQIWNDKYEEYLGVRPTNDAEGILQDVHWAGGAFGYFPSYALGFLYASQLKSAMLIDLPHFDDLCANGNLEPIKDWLTEKVHRHGSMKKPLEILQDATGEGLNATYLVEYLEEKYGRIYQLV, from the coding sequence ATGGAAACGACAGAGAAATTTATTAATTATGTTAAAAAGATGCAAGCTTATTCGGAAGCGATTGGCCTTATGTATTGGGACTTACGAACTGGTGCTCCGAAAAAAGGAATCGAACAACGTTCACAAGTAATTGGCACTTTATCTTCTGAAGTATTTGGTATGCAAACTTCTGATGAATTAGCGGAAATGCTAGTAGAACTAGAAAATAACTTAGAATCTTTGGATTTAATAACAAAACGAACTGTTGAAAAAATGAGAAAAGAATACAATATGAGTAAAAAAATTCCTGCAGATGAATATAGAGATTTTGTGATTTTGACATCAAAAGCGGAGTCTGTATGGGAAGAAGCTAAAGAAAAATCCGATTTCTCTTTATTTTTCCCATATTTAAAAGAAATCGTTGAAACGACTAAAAGATTCGTTTCTTTCTGGGGAGTAAAAGATAACAACCCTTACAACACACTACTTAATGAATATGAGCCAGGAATGACGACGGAAATTCTTGATAACGTATTTGGTGAATTAAGAAATAAAATTGTTCCTTTAGCGAAAAAGATAGCTGAATCACCAAATCAACCTAAAACAGATTTCTTATTTAAATATTTTCCAAAAGAAAAGCAAAAACAATTTAGTTTAGACATCTTAAAACAGCTTGGTTATGACTTCAACGCTGGACGCTTAGATGAAACCGTACATCCTTTCGCTACCGGTTTAAATCGTGGTGATGTTCGAATAACGACAAAATATGATGAAAATGATTTCCGGACAGCGATTTTCGGAACTATACATGAATGTGGTCATGCATTATACGAACAAAATATCTCAGCTGAATTAGAAGGATTACCCCTTTCAACTGGAACATCAATGGGAATCCATGAATCACAGTCATTATTTTATGAAAACTTTGTAGGCCGTAACGAAAAGTTTTGGGAACAGAACTTTTCAACTCTTCAAGCATACGCGCCTGAACAATTTGGTCATGTTGCAGTAATGGATTTCTTAGCAGCCATCAATGAATCCAAGTCATCGCTCATTCGAATTGAGGCTGACGAATTAACTTATCCACTTCATATTATGATTCGTTACGAAATCGAAAAAGGGTTATTTAATGGAGATATGCAAGTTGAAGAGCTTCCTCAAATTTGGAATGATAAATATGAAGAATACTTAGGTGTACGACCAACAAATGATGCGGAAGGGATTTTACAAGATGTTCACTGGGCAGGTGGGGCATTTGGCTACTTCCCATCTTATGCACTCGGATTTTTGTACGCTTCTCAACTGAAATCAGCTATGTTGATAGATCTTCCACACTTTGATGACCTTTGTGCAAACGGAAATTTAGAACCGATTAAAGATTGGTTAACGGAGAAAGTTCATCGTCATGGCAGTATGAAGAAACCATTAGAAATTCTTCAAGATGCAACTGGTGAGGGATTAAATGCGACATACTTAGTGGAGTATTTAGAAGAGAAATATGGACGGATTTATCAATTGGTTTAA
- the gpsB gene encoding cell division regulator GpsB: protein MDTKLTPEIILEKEFKKGVRGYQIDEVDQFLDDVIQDYNTFMQTIETLKVENRRLKGELEEAPKRQAAPTTTGTTNFDILKRLSNLEKHVFGSKLYE from the coding sequence ATGGATACGAAATTAACTCCAGAAATCATTTTAGAGAAAGAATTTAAAAAGGGTGTACGTGGATATCAAATAGATGAAGTAGATCAGTTTTTAGATGATGTCATTCAAGACTACAATACTTTTATGCAAACAATTGAAACGTTAAAAGTAGAAAACAGACGCTTAAAAGGCGAATTAGAAGAAGCACCAAAACGTCAAGCTGCACCAACAACAACAGGTACAACGAATTTTGATATTTTAAAACGACTTTCTAACCTGGAGAAACATGTTTTTGGCAGTAAGTTGTACGAATAA
- the cydD gene encoding thiol reductant ABC exporter subunit CydD — protein sequence MEQLKKLAYAEKKTIVTLVIISILIAFSIIGQAYFVVTIVDKIFLKGHSFQDVIPLLGALLLVFFVRAMLIYLNGRTGVKMASKVKRGIRMTLLHNFSTNPIQASLTGQSGRKVSVMMDAVDEIDSYFSKYIPQMIQTMIVPLIVLIIIFSQHMYTGLIILFTAPFIPIFMIIIGIKTKKKSDEQMEKMTAFSGRFLDTLQGLTTLKLFGRSAQQKEGIRKSSLDFRDATMEVLKVAFLSSLMLEFISMLSIGIIALEIGFRLIVFDSISFFAAFFVLVLVPEFFLSLKDLGSAFHTGRSSMSAAKLVMEELVENESAMQWDDNNSKYESTPPSIELNGMGFTYGENRFALKNIQAEIPPYGQVAIVGRSGSGKTTLLHVIAGLVGHTEGEILVNGRSRSDYNEKEWFDQLSYISQQPYLFSGTIEENIVIGGNRQVTRLEVEEAAKKAGISEMIESLKQGYDTPIGEAGRGLSGGEKQRIAIARAFLKRPSIILFDEPTTGLDLQTEQILQASIKELSKYSTVITVAHRLHTIKNADKILFLTDGNLWAEGTHTELINSVEEYRNMVSVQKGGDTQ from the coding sequence ATGGAACAGCTAAAAAAACTAGCATATGCAGAGAAAAAAACGATAGTTACTTTGGTAATCATATCAATTTTGATAGCTTTCTCAATTATTGGGCAAGCATACTTTGTCGTCACGATTGTCGATAAGATTTTTCTTAAAGGGCATTCATTTCAAGATGTTATTCCATTATTAGGTGCTCTTTTACTTGTCTTTTTTGTAAGAGCCATGCTGATTTATTTAAATGGACGGACTGGAGTGAAAATGGCGTCAAAAGTAAAACGAGGCATCAGAATGACATTGTTACATAACTTTTCAACAAATCCTATACAGGCATCACTTACTGGACAGTCAGGTAGAAAAGTGAGTGTCATGATGGATGCTGTTGATGAAATCGATAGCTATTTCAGTAAGTATATCCCACAAATGATTCAAACGATGATTGTTCCATTAATAGTGTTGATCATTATATTTTCGCAGCATATGTATACAGGTTTAATCATCCTGTTTACAGCTCCTTTTATTCCGATTTTCATGATCATTATTGGGATTAAAACCAAAAAGAAGTCGGATGAACAAATGGAAAAAATGACAGCATTTTCTGGGCGTTTTTTAGATACACTTCAAGGCTTGACGACACTTAAATTATTTGGAAGATCAGCACAGCAAAAAGAAGGGATTCGCAAAAGTAGTCTCGATTTTCGGGATGCGACGATGGAAGTATTGAAGGTTGCCTTCTTGTCTTCCTTGATGCTCGAGTTTATTTCCATGCTCAGCATTGGAATCATTGCGCTTGAAATTGGATTTCGTCTCATTGTTTTTGATAGCATTTCGTTCTTTGCCGCATTTTTTGTATTAGTACTGGTGCCTGAATTCTTTTTATCCTTGAAAGACTTAGGCAGTGCATTTCATACAGGAAGAAGCAGTATGAGCGCTGCAAAATTAGTAATGGAAGAATTGGTTGAAAACGAATCGGCTATGCAATGGGATGATAATAACTCAAAGTACGAATCAACTCCACCATCAATTGAATTGAATGGAATGGGATTCACATACGGTGAAAATAGATTTGCATTAAAAAATATTCAGGCAGAGATTCCTCCGTATGGACAAGTGGCTATTGTAGGTAGGAGCGGTTCCGGAAAAACTACGCTGTTACATGTAATTGCTGGTCTAGTCGGTCATACTGAAGGAGAAATACTCGTCAATGGTCGTTCTCGAAGTGACTATAATGAAAAGGAATGGTTTGATCAATTGAGTTATATTTCTCAACAACCCTACCTATTTTCCGGGACAATTGAAGAAAATATAGTAATTGGTGGGAACCGACAAGTTACTCGACTGGAAGTAGAGGAGGCTGCTAAAAAAGCTGGTATATCCGAAATGATTGAGTCTCTAAAACAAGGATATGATACGCCTATTGGAGAAGCAGGAAGAGGACTTTCAGGTGGGGAGAAACAGCGAATTGCCATTGCCAGAGCATTTTTAAAGAGACCATCAATCATTTTGTTTGATGAGCCGACAACAGGTCTTGACCTTCAAACAGAGCAAATACTGCAAGCATCTATAAAAGAATTATCGAAATATTCTACCGTCATTACTGTCGCGCACCGTCTTCATACAATTAAGAACGCGGATAAAATTTTATTCCTAACAGATGGGAACCTATGGGCTGAAGGAACTCATACAGAGCTTATTAATTCAGTGGAAGAATATCGTAATATGGTGTCGGTTCAAAAAGGAGGCGACACGCAATGA
- a CDS encoding ribonuclease H-like domain-containing protein has translation MKKLIKKKPVKPQLLTPFVVPQKPKYTDEWVKAGLTVIENEFGIVFEKKIIYDLDHIHGDIKLSEVFDALALWNSFQGVHPISTEGQQVIFFDTETTGLKGTGTYIFLIGQLVWKKGHFEMTQHVLADPSNEAAFLYESNLWKPGHTVVTYNGKSFDWPQLQTRWILNREHLPRLADPVHIDLLHGSRRIWRNELDQFKLVQIEEEKLGFKRVGDIPGHLAPIIYLDAVKSGNPTTLLKVLKHNEWDILSLLTLYVHTTKLILQDQYNDSSVSSTNIGKWFSDLKDFDRGQVAFEEIISQYSKSEAAQAFYYLGFEYKRRKQMNFAYEAFEKSLTNLSDVWQIKTYEELAKIAEHVKKDFDAAIGHVELAVLLLHQTKNLKPLQKDRKKMEFNKRLQRIINKQTISRASADFDT, from the coding sequence ATGAAAAAGCTGATTAAAAAAAAGCCAGTAAAACCACAATTGCTGACTCCTTTTGTTGTTCCCCAAAAACCAAAATATACAGATGAGTGGGTAAAAGCTGGATTAACAGTTATTGAAAATGAATTTGGTATTGTTTTCGAGAAAAAGATTATCTATGATCTTGACCATATTCATGGCGATATTAAACTGAGTGAAGTCTTTGATGCACTAGCTTTGTGGAATTCATTTCAAGGTGTTCATCCCATTTCAACAGAAGGACAACAAGTCATCTTTTTTGATACAGAAACTACAGGTTTAAAAGGCACAGGTACCTATATTTTTTTAATTGGACAATTGGTTTGGAAAAAGGGTCATTTTGAAATGACTCAACATGTGTTAGCGGACCCTAGTAATGAAGCTGCTTTCCTTTATGAATCCAACTTATGGAAACCAGGCCATACTGTTGTCACTTATAATGGAAAAAGTTTTGACTGGCCACAGTTACAGACGCGGTGGATATTAAATCGAGAACATTTACCACGATTAGCGGATCCTGTACATATCGATTTACTTCATGGATCGAGAAGAATTTGGCGAAATGAACTCGATCAATTCAAACTTGTCCAAATTGAAGAAGAGAAACTTGGATTCAAGAGAGTGGGAGATATTCCTGGTCATTTAGCTCCAATTATATATTTAGATGCAGTAAAGAGTGGAAATCCTACCACGCTATTAAAAGTGCTAAAACATAATGAATGGGACATATTATCACTACTTACCTTATATGTTCATACGACTAAGTTAATTTTACAAGACCAATATAATGATTCAAGTGTCTCCTCTACAAATATTGGAAAGTGGTTTTCAGATTTAAAAGACTTTGATAGAGGTCAAGTTGCTTTCGAAGAAATTATTAGCCAATACAGTAAGAGTGAAGCTGCTCAAGCTTTTTACTATTTAGGATTTGAATATAAACGACGCAAACAAATGAATTTTGCATACGAAGCTTTTGAGAAATCACTTACTAATTTGTCTGATGTGTGGCAAATAAAAACGTATGAAGAACTAGCGAAAATAGCAGAGCATGTTAAAAAAGATTTTGATGCTGCAATAGGCCATGTTGAATTAGCAGTTCTACTTTTACATCAAACTAAGAATTTGAAACCACTACAAAAAGACCGAAAAAAGATGGAATTTAATAAGCGTTTACAACGCATAATAAATAAACAGACTATTTCCCGGGCAAGCGCAGATTTCGACACATAA
- a CDS encoding THUMP domain-containing class I SAM-dependent RNA methyltransferase, producing MTTHRLVATSAMGLESIVADEVKALGFETKTENGKIYFEGDELAIARANMWLRVADRVKIIAGDFKATTFDQLFEQTKAIPWEKYLSVDAAFPVQGKSVKSTLFSVPDCQAIVKKAIVERLKLAHKRIGFLDESGPTFKIEVSILKDVVKLSIDTSGVGLHKRGYRLEQGEAPLKETLAAALVYISKWNPNRPFVDPVCGSGTIPIEAAMIGQNLAPGYNRGFLSEDWPWMSKKIWDEVRIEAEDLAKYDQPLDITGSDIDPRMVDIAKKNAIEAGFSDLIHWKQRPLRDFTSTSLDGVMIGNPPYGERIGDIDVIGDMIDDLGRIMDDHPSWSVYMLSSMEDFETLYGRRATKKRKLFNGFIQTEYYQYWGRKSPRD from the coding sequence ATGACGACTCATCGATTAGTAGCTACATCAGCTATGGGCTTAGAATCCATTGTGGCAGATGAAGTAAAAGCATTAGGATTTGAAACTAAAACAGAAAACGGTAAAATTTACTTTGAGGGTGACGAACTTGCAATTGCACGTGCCAATATGTGGCTTCGTGTTGCGGACAGAGTCAAAATTATTGCGGGTGACTTTAAAGCGACTACATTTGATCAATTATTTGAACAAACTAAAGCTATTCCTTGGGAAAAATATTTATCGGTGGATGCAGCGTTTCCTGTTCAAGGGAAATCCGTAAAATCAACATTGTTTAGCGTGCCAGATTGCCAAGCGATTGTTAAAAAAGCAATCGTCGAACGATTAAAGTTAGCACACAAACGAATAGGATTTTTAGATGAATCTGGTCCAACATTTAAGATTGAAGTGAGTATATTAAAAGATGTTGTAAAGCTAAGCATTGATACAAGTGGTGTTGGGCTACATAAACGTGGTTATCGTTTAGAACAAGGGGAAGCACCATTAAAAGAAACACTAGCTGCGGCCCTAGTTTATATTTCGAAGTGGAATCCGAATAGACCGTTTGTGGATCCTGTCTGTGGTTCAGGAACGATTCCTATTGAAGCTGCAATGATTGGACAAAACTTAGCACCTGGGTATAATCGTGGATTTTTAAGCGAAGACTGGCCTTGGATGTCAAAAAAAATATGGGATGAAGTTCGTATAGAAGCAGAAGATTTAGCCAAATACGACCAACCTTTAGATATTACAGGTTCTGATATTGATCCTAGAATGGTTGATATTGCAAAAAAAAATGCAATTGAAGCTGGTTTTTCTGACTTAATTCATTGGAAACAACGTCCACTACGAGATTTCACATCCACTTCTTTAGATGGAGTGATGATTGGAAATCCACCTTATGGTGAGCGTATTGGCGACATCGATGTCATAGGTGATATGATTGATGATTTGGGACGTATAATGGACGATCATCCATCATGGTCTGTTTATATGTTGTCTTCAATGGAAGACTTTGAAACATTATATGGACGAAGAGCCACTAAAAAACGTAAATTATTTAATGGATTTATTCAAACAGAATATTATCAATATTGGGGTAGAAAATCACCTCGTGATTAG
- a CDS encoding ATP-dependent DNA helicase: MKENLPFALSKDRSFFESLSDWIGDVLYDELPEKGFECRDEQIFMAYQIEKSLKEKSVLFAEAGVGTGKTIAYLLPAISYARYTGKPALISCADETLIDQLVKKEGDIQKLQDTLGWNIDVRLAKSRDQYLCLKRLEHEQKTNNEDFLLEIEDGIPDFVYGHQSLQPVHPYGERSAFPDVNDEDWQKVNYHPIQQCAVCDIRNRCGQTIHRQNYREAADLIICSHDFLMEHVWTKESRLREGQMPLLPETSMIILDEGHLLEFAAQRALTYEVQSQTLVSLIDRVAQDGVREKTLRLLEKLQDSHDDFFKELLVHAYGEEGERLHIKKTDLVLQIGRQIVNLVDQILEEFVFESELYTIDEYDLRMFEEYLEQYVFSLKLFVQKSDAVDWLEEKDGLETLVIMPRLVTDILNEKLFTSKLPVVFSSATLSINKDFTYISDALGIDQYHSFSVPSPFDYDEVMKIFGHSIVNMTKAQKAKELLVDSKEPTLLLFKSKHDMVNFEHTLTAEERLGMVFEGERELSSIVRDFQAGLISTLCSYHLWEGLDLPAEALTRVIIFDLPFPPHDPLFDAKRKFSNNPFEEVELPFMLLRLQQGMGRLIRTSADHGSIHLLLSNEEKQLSTSFSHVLPVEINWV; encoded by the coding sequence ATGAAAGAAAATTTACCATTTGCACTATCCAAAGACCGTTCGTTTTTCGAATCGCTCAGTGATTGGATAGGAGATGTCCTATATGATGAATTACCTGAAAAAGGATTTGAATGTCGTGATGAGCAAATATTCATGGCCTATCAAATTGAAAAATCACTAAAAGAGAAAAGTGTTTTGTTTGCAGAAGCAGGTGTGGGAACAGGAAAGACCATCGCCTATTTACTGCCTGCCATTTCATATGCTCGCTATACAGGAAAACCTGCATTAATCTCATGTGCAGATGAAACACTGATCGACCAACTTGTAAAAAAAGAAGGCGATATTCAAAAGCTTCAAGATACACTAGGTTGGAATATCGATGTTCGTTTAGCTAAATCTCGTGACCAATACTTATGTTTAAAGAGACTTGAACATGAACAAAAAACGAATAATGAGGATTTTTTATTAGAGATTGAAGATGGTATTCCTGACTTTGTTTATGGTCATCAATCATTGCAGCCTGTTCATCCATATGGTGAACGCAGCGCTTTTCCAGACGTTAACGATGAAGACTGGCAAAAAGTGAATTACCATCCAATTCAGCAATGTGCTGTTTGTGATATTCGCAATCGTTGTGGTCAAACAATCCATCGTCAAAATTACCGTGAAGCAGCAGATTTAATTATTTGTTCACATGATTTTTTAATGGAGCATGTTTGGACGAAGGAATCGCGTTTACGTGAAGGCCAAATGCCTCTACTACCTGAAACTTCAATGATTATTTTAGATGAAGGTCATCTATTAGAATTTGCTGCTCAACGTGCTTTAACGTATGAAGTACAAAGTCAAACGCTTGTATCATTAATTGATCGTGTTGCTCAAGATGGCGTGCGTGAAAAAACATTACGCTTGCTTGAAAAGTTGCAAGATTCACATGATGACTTTTTTAAGGAATTGCTTGTACATGCATATGGAGAAGAAGGAGAACGTCTACATATAAAGAAAACCGATCTTGTACTGCAAATAGGACGTCAGATTGTTAACTTAGTCGATCAAATTCTTGAAGAATTTGTATTTGAGTCTGAACTTTATACAATCGACGAATACGATCTTCGTATGTTTGAAGAGTATTTAGAACAATATGTATTTTCTCTTAAATTATTTGTTCAAAAGAGTGATGCAGTTGATTGGTTAGAAGAAAAAGATGGTCTGGAAACACTTGTCATTATGCCACGATTGGTAACAGACATATTAAATGAAAAACTATTTACAAGTAAACTACCAGTGGTATTCTCTTCAGCAACATTGTCCATAAACAAGGACTTTACGTATATTTCGGATGCGCTTGGTATTGATCAATATCATTCGTTTAGCGTACCATCACCATTTGATTACGATGAAGTTATGAAAATTTTTGGTCATTCTATAGTTAATATGACAAAAGCTCAAAAAGCGAAAGAGTTACTTGTAGACTCAAAGGAACCAACACTATTACTATTTAAATCAAAGCATGATATGGTGAATTTTGAACACACTCTAACAGCTGAAGAAAGATTGGGCATGGTTTTTGAAGGGGAACGAGAATTATCTTCCATAGTGCGTGATTTCCAAGCAGGTCTTATCTCGACATTATGTTCTTATCATTTATGGGAAGGTCTCGATTTGCCAGCAGAAGCATTAACGCGCGTAATTATTTTTGATTTACCATTTCCACCACATGATCCTTTATTTGATGCAAAGCGAAAATTCTCTAATAATCCTTTTGAAGAAGTAGAGTTGCCATTTATGTTACTTCGTCTACAACAAGGTATGGGACGTCTTATTCGCACATCCGCCGATCACGGGTCGATTCATTTATTACTATCTAATGAAGAAAAACAATTGAGTACATCATTCTCTCATGTTCTACCTGTTGAAATAAATTGGGTTTAA